In Microbacterium pumilum, the following proteins share a genomic window:
- a CDS encoding glycoside hydrolase family 1 protein: MTLPAFPADFLWGVATAGHQNEGDNVDSDTWFLENVTPTVFQDRSGRATNGWELWESDLDLVAGMGLNAYRFSVEWARIEPVEGEFSEEALSHYEALVDGCRARGLAPIVTFNHFTSPHWFARRGAWLDPEAPALFARYCGVVMDRLGDRIELAVTFNEPDLPEMLTWAHLPEFVVELERATLAAASHAAGVERYRAGNVMLREDFAGMRVGMTAAHREAKAAIKARRADLPVGLSLAMVDDVAGPGGEATRDRKRAEVYDHWLELARDDDFVGVQNYEQIVYGPDGQLPPEPGATINGMGTPVEPDSLRGAVEYAYSVAGVPILVSEHGVGTEDDTVRAGFIEPSLVGLKAAMDAGVPVLGYCHWTLMDNFEWIFGYGPKLGLHSVDRETFERTPKPSAGVYAGLVRGARGL; this comes from the coding sequence ATGACCCTCCCCGCCTTCCCCGCCGACTTCCTGTGGGGGGTCGCCACCGCCGGTCACCAGAACGAGGGAGACAACGTCGACAGCGACACGTGGTTCCTCGAGAACGTCACGCCTACCGTGTTCCAGGACCGCTCCGGCAGGGCGACCAACGGCTGGGAGCTGTGGGAGTCCGACCTCGACCTCGTCGCAGGCATGGGCCTCAACGCCTACCGCTTCTCGGTGGAGTGGGCCCGCATCGAGCCGGTCGAGGGAGAGTTCTCGGAGGAAGCCCTCTCCCACTACGAAGCTCTCGTCGACGGATGCCGCGCCCGCGGCCTCGCCCCGATCGTGACCTTCAACCACTTCACGTCGCCGCACTGGTTCGCGCGGCGTGGGGCGTGGCTCGACCCCGAGGCGCCGGCGCTCTTCGCTCGGTACTGCGGGGTGGTGATGGACCGCTTGGGCGATCGCATCGAGCTCGCCGTCACCTTCAACGAGCCCGACCTGCCCGAAATGCTGACCTGGGCGCATCTGCCGGAGTTCGTGGTGGAGCTCGAACGCGCGACGCTGGCCGCGGCATCCCACGCCGCCGGAGTCGAGCGCTACCGCGCCGGCAACGTGATGCTCCGCGAGGACTTCGCGGGAATGCGCGTCGGGATGACGGCAGCGCACCGCGAGGCGAAGGCCGCGATCAAGGCTCGTCGCGCCGACCTGCCGGTCGGGCTCTCGCTCGCCATGGTGGACGATGTCGCCGGTCCCGGAGGCGAGGCGACGCGAGACCGCAAGCGCGCCGAGGTCTATGACCACTGGCTCGAGCTCGCCCGCGACGACGACTTCGTCGGCGTGCAGAATTACGAGCAGATCGTCTACGGTCCCGACGGCCAGCTGCCCCCCGAGCCCGGTGCGACGATAAACGGGATGGGCACCCCTGTGGAGCCCGACTCCCTGCGCGGCGCTGTCGAGTACGCCTACTCGGTCGCGGGCGTCCCCATCCTCGTGAGCGAGCACGGCGTGGGAACCGAAGACGACACGGTTCGTGCCGGGTTCATCGAGCCGTCGCTCGTGGGCCTGAAAGCGGCGATGGATGCCGGTGTCCCGGTCCTCGGCTACTGCCACTGGACCCTCATGGACAACTTCGAGTGGATCTTCGGCTACGGTCCGAAGCTCGGGCTGCACAGCGTCGATCGCGAGACCTTCGAGCGCACGCCCAAGCCGAGCGCCGGGGTGTACGCCGGACTCGTTCGCGGGGCGCGCGGACTCTGA
- a CDS encoding HNH endonuclease signature motif containing protein, whose translation MNNLDVADLAALAEQVEEVVGRFVRGGLEPVGDAVLVEILTLGGGLLRSIETLLIEGVGEVASRSETGDREARLTSRFGCHDVSELVQRTTRVSAQSASRLHRAARAVDRESSIVTGEKLPARLPAMREALLAGDVGVDGVLAVAGALTALERRVERDAVLAADQALAATARGEGPDAAPPACADILRLHATAWAAALDQDGSEPRERESLHARGISLGQPRRGIVPIRGGLLPEVAAQFQRICDALSLPRGGDDTGGVRFNPDADGAAEGADFVPPDERRPAQRRHDALATALFAAAASGTLPTIGGAAPTLVVAVRESDLLNGRGVVHSDSCSEPMPMGAAHRVACAGAIQRIVLSEDGRIVQIGTEERVFNRRQRRAIALRDGGCIIPGCGVPAAWCEIHHVVEAARGGPTHPDNGVMLCWFHHRFLEWHQWKIRMNRGVPEVQAPPWNDSSGRWRPVTKSRVRLTELLVKRT comes from the coding sequence GTGAACAACCTCGATGTCGCTGACCTGGCGGCGCTCGCAGAGCAGGTCGAGGAGGTTGTGGGCCGGTTCGTCCGCGGCGGTCTCGAGCCGGTCGGCGACGCCGTGCTGGTGGAGATCCTCACGCTAGGCGGTGGACTCCTTCGCAGCATCGAGACTCTGCTCATCGAGGGTGTCGGCGAGGTTGCGAGTCGGTCCGAGACCGGAGACCGCGAAGCACGGCTGACGTCCCGCTTCGGATGCCACGACGTGAGCGAGTTGGTGCAGCGCACCACCCGCGTCAGCGCGCAGTCGGCGTCGCGGCTGCACCGTGCGGCCCGGGCTGTCGATCGCGAATCCTCGATCGTCACCGGCGAGAAGCTGCCCGCGCGACTCCCGGCCATGCGTGAGGCGCTTCTCGCCGGTGACGTCGGGGTGGATGGAGTCCTCGCGGTCGCCGGCGCGCTCACGGCTCTCGAGCGCCGAGTCGAACGAGATGCCGTGCTGGCCGCCGATCAGGCGCTCGCGGCGACGGCTCGAGGTGAGGGTCCGGATGCCGCGCCCCCGGCGTGTGCCGACATCCTGCGCTTGCACGCCACAGCGTGGGCGGCCGCGCTCGATCAGGACGGCAGCGAGCCCCGCGAACGCGAATCGCTGCACGCGCGGGGGATCTCGCTCGGCCAGCCCCGTCGCGGGATCGTTCCCATACGCGGTGGCCTGCTGCCGGAGGTGGCGGCGCAGTTTCAGCGCATCTGCGACGCATTGTCCCTCCCCCGCGGAGGTGACGACACCGGCGGCGTGCGCTTCAACCCCGATGCCGACGGCGCCGCGGAGGGGGCCGACTTCGTTCCGCCCGACGAGCGACGGCCGGCACAGCGTCGCCACGACGCATTGGCCACCGCGTTGTTCGCGGCGGCCGCGAGCGGCACTCTGCCCACCATCGGAGGTGCCGCGCCGACTCTAGTCGTCGCGGTTCGCGAGTCCGATCTGCTCAACGGGCGTGGGGTCGTGCACTCCGACAGCTGCAGCGAGCCGATGCCGATGGGTGCCGCACATCGAGTCGCCTGCGCCGGCGCGATCCAGCGAATCGTGCTGAGCGAAGACGGGCGCATCGTCCAGATCGGCACGGAGGAGCGGGTCTTCAACCGTCGCCAGCGTCGCGCGATCGCTCTGCGAGACGGTGGCTGCATCATCCCCGGGTGCGGCGTTCCGGCTGCGTGGTGTGAGATCCACCATGTCGTCGAGGCTGCACGTGGCGGACCCACCCACCCCGACAACGGCGTCATGCTCTGCTGGTTCCATCATCGATTCCTGGAGTGGCACCAGTGGAAGATCCGAATGAACCGCGGCGTTCCCGAAGTGCAGGCGCCGCCATGGAACGACTCGTCGGGTCGGTGGCGTCCGGTCACGAAGTCTCGGGTGCGACTAACGGAGCTTCTGGTGAAGCGGACGTGA
- a CDS encoding Dabb family protein → MSIQHTVVFRLIHPEGSPEVDDFVSHARAALTSIPGVEDFTVRRQVSPKSELTHQFSMVFADDATYQGYNEHPVHVAFVADRWVPEVAEFQEYDFAEG, encoded by the coding sequence ATGTCCATTCAGCACACCGTGGTCTTCCGGCTCATCCATCCAGAGGGTTCGCCCGAGGTCGACGACTTCGTTTCGCACGCGCGTGCGGCGCTCACCTCGATCCCCGGAGTCGAGGACTTCACCGTGCGGCGACAGGTGAGCCCGAAGAGCGAACTCACCCACCAGTTCTCGATGGTGTTCGCCGACGACGCGACGTATCAGGGCTACAACGAGCATCCCGTGCATGTCGCCTTCGTCGCCGATCGGTGGGTGCCCGAGGTCGCCGAGTTCCAGGAGTATGACTTCGCCGAGGGGTGA
- a CDS encoding LLM class flavin-dependent oxidoreductase: MTAQGMVSIGIGAAIGSEIAARLAPEIEAAGFHALWVNDIPGADALAVLEAAAKTTTHLTLATGVLPVDRRPANRIAEQVNGSALPQERLVLGIGSGAASIGALRLVADAAAELRKTVPAKVVVGALGPKMRRLAVESADGALFSWLTPEVAAQQSAEARMTAFGGHLALYVRTALEPDARQRMDVEMGRYAAIPSYAANFARHRMAVDDTVLDADIHPLAERLDEYRNAVDEVVLRAITPADGVDDYLRFVEAARALL; encoded by the coding sequence GTGACAGCGCAGGGGATGGTCTCGATCGGTATCGGGGCGGCCATCGGATCAGAGATCGCCGCGCGACTCGCGCCCGAGATCGAAGCCGCAGGCTTCCACGCGCTGTGGGTCAACGACATCCCGGGTGCCGACGCGCTCGCAGTGCTCGAAGCAGCGGCCAAAACCACCACTCATCTGACGCTGGCCACCGGCGTGCTGCCTGTCGACCGACGCCCCGCGAACCGCATCGCCGAACAGGTGAACGGAAGCGCTCTGCCCCAGGAGCGCCTCGTCCTCGGCATCGGCTCTGGGGCGGCGAGCATCGGAGCGCTGCGACTCGTTGCCGACGCCGCAGCCGAACTGCGCAAGACCGTCCCGGCGAAAGTCGTCGTCGGCGCGCTCGGACCGAAGATGCGCAGGCTCGCGGTCGAGTCCGCCGACGGCGCACTCTTCAGCTGGCTGACTCCGGAGGTCGCCGCCCAGCAGTCCGCCGAAGCCCGGATGACGGCATTCGGAGGGCATCTCGCGCTGTACGTGCGCACGGCGCTCGAGCCCGACGCCCGCCAGCGCATGGATGTCGAGATGGGCCGCTATGCCGCGATCCCGTCCTATGCCGCGAACTTCGCGAGGCACCGCATGGCGGTCGACGACACGGTGCTGGATGCCGACATCCATCCCCTCGCGGAGCGCCTGGACGAGTACCGCAACGCGGTGGACGAGGTCGTCCTGCGGGCGATCACCCCGGCGGACGGCGTCGACGACTACCTGCGGTTCGTCGAGGCCGCCAGGGCGCTCCTCTGA
- a CDS encoding TetR/AcrR family transcriptional regulator codes for MTDQSSNPPQSRGSYAKGVARRQEILDRAIEVFARRGADRTSMRAIAQEVGVTHAALAHYFGSLEELLVEVYRESERQNNARRPADPDANPVEMMRRSAADNREVAGLVQLYSTLVASALEDGHPAASEFATTRFARIREGLADRVRQNQSVGRIRADLDPEAVAALVIAASDGLQTQWLLDATVPQDAALTLLEDLLARP; via the coding sequence GTGACCGACCAGAGCTCGAACCCGCCGCAGTCTCGCGGGTCGTATGCGAAGGGCGTGGCTCGGAGGCAGGAGATCCTCGACCGGGCGATCGAGGTCTTCGCCCGGCGCGGAGCCGACCGCACCAGCATGCGTGCGATCGCGCAGGAGGTCGGGGTCACGCATGCCGCGCTCGCGCACTACTTCGGCTCGCTCGAGGAGCTGCTCGTCGAGGTGTATCGCGAGTCCGAGCGCCAGAACAACGCGCGGCGGCCCGCTGACCCGGACGCGAACCCGGTCGAGATGATGCGCCGCTCTGCGGCTGACAACCGTGAGGTCGCGGGGCTCGTGCAGCTGTACTCCACACTCGTGGCCTCGGCCCTCGAAGACGGCCACCCTGCAGCGAGCGAATTCGCCACGACGCGGTTCGCGCGAATCCGCGAAGGTCTCGCTGATCGCGTTCGGCAGAACCAGAGCGTCGGCCGGATCCGGGCGGATCTCGATCCGGAGGCTGTCGCGGCGCTCGTGATCGCGGCCTCGGATGGTCTGCAGACCCAGTGGCTGCTGGATGCGACGGTGCCGCAGGATGCTGCGCTCACGCTGCTCGAGGACCTGCTGGCGCGACCCTGA
- a CDS encoding sugar phosphate isomerase/epimerase, which produces MPVLTSVQLFTVNHALEADLDGTLAAIAARGFTAVEPYDFVRRAEPLAASLTAHGLTAPTGHAFLASESFVNPDGSGSTVAVPSPEMVFAAAQTLGMGTVIDPYTAPDRWTTVEQIEQTAKLLNAAAEIGAAHGIRVGYHNHAHELEARFDDITGLELLASLLDYRVVLEVDLYWAARAGVDSPTLLRSLADRVVAVHVKDGTLDPEAITAYPPADQVPAGQGSVPLAEAMDAASALEFAVVEFDFFDGDIFEAIEASRLFLDERAAH; this is translated from the coding sequence ATGCCGGTTCTCACCTCTGTCCAGCTGTTCACCGTCAACCACGCGCTCGAGGCCGACCTCGACGGCACACTCGCCGCGATCGCCGCGCGCGGCTTCACCGCTGTCGAACCCTACGACTTCGTGCGTCGCGCCGAGCCCCTCGCCGCCTCGCTCACCGCGCATGGACTGACAGCGCCGACCGGTCACGCGTTCCTGGCGTCGGAGTCGTTCGTCAATCCGGACGGCAGCGGCTCGACCGTGGCCGTGCCCTCGCCCGAAATGGTCTTCGCCGCCGCCCAGACGCTCGGCATGGGCACGGTCATCGACCCGTACACGGCTCCCGACCGATGGACGACCGTCGAGCAGATCGAGCAGACCGCCAAGCTCCTGAACGCAGCCGCCGAGATCGGGGCCGCGCACGGCATCCGCGTGGGCTACCACAACCACGCGCACGAGCTCGAGGCCCGCTTCGACGACATCACAGGGCTGGAGCTGCTGGCGAGTCTGTTGGACTATCGCGTCGTGCTCGAGGTCGACCTGTACTGGGCCGCGCGAGCCGGCGTCGACTCCCCCACGCTGCTCCGCTCTCTCGCCGACCGCGTGGTCGCCGTGCACGTGAAGGACGGCACCCTCGACCCCGAGGCCATCACCGCCTACCCGCCCGCCGATCAGGTGCCCGCGGGCCAGGGCTCTGTGCCGCTCGCCGAGGCGATGGATGCGGCATCCGCTCTCGAATTCGCGGTGGTCGAGTTCGACTTCTTCGACGGCGACATCTTCGAGGCCATCGAAGCCAGCCGCCTCTTCCTCGACGAGCGGGCGGCCCACTGA
- a CDS encoding Gfo/Idh/MocA family oxidoreductase, which yields MAGAPVGVGIIGAGNISDQYLTNLTKFPDVRVLAIGDLLEDRAREQAAKYGVPTAGGVDAVLGNPDIEIVVNLTIPAVHVEVSESIIAAGKHVWSEKPIGVDRESSLGLLEKADAAGLRVGVAPDTVLGPGIQTAKRAISRGDIGRPLFAQTSFQWQGPEIFHPNPAFLYARGGGPLLDMGPYYVSALIHFFGPVAAVAALGLKGSETRRVQVGPQAGDEFPIEIPSTVSVLLQFEQGAQAQSLYSTDSPLFRHGVVEITGTEGTLVIPDPNTFGGDIRITRPLAEVVIPPAPVIQEIVEVPQEGVLVGRGLGLLDMARSIRADRPHVATGRFGYHVLDTLLSIEESVESRQFAQVTSTIDEIGSLTADFDPFAATL from the coding sequence ATGGCGGGCGCTCCGGTCGGCGTCGGCATCATCGGTGCCGGCAACATCAGCGACCAGTACCTGACCAACCTCACGAAGTTCCCCGACGTGCGGGTGCTCGCGATCGGCGACCTGCTCGAGGACCGTGCACGCGAGCAGGCCGCCAAGTACGGCGTGCCGACCGCGGGGGGCGTCGATGCAGTGCTGGGCAACCCCGACATCGAGATCGTCGTCAACCTCACGATCCCGGCGGTGCACGTCGAGGTCTCGGAGTCGATCATCGCGGCGGGCAAGCACGTCTGGAGCGAGAAGCCCATCGGTGTCGACCGCGAGTCCTCGCTCGGCCTGCTCGAGAAGGCGGATGCCGCGGGCCTGCGCGTCGGCGTTGCTCCCGACACGGTGCTCGGCCCCGGCATCCAGACCGCGAAGCGGGCGATCTCACGCGGCGACATCGGTCGACCGCTGTTCGCGCAGACCTCGTTCCAGTGGCAGGGCCCCGAGATCTTCCACCCGAACCCCGCGTTCCTGTACGCGCGCGGGGGCGGACCACTGCTCGACATGGGGCCCTACTACGTGTCGGCGCTGATCCACTTCTTCGGGCCGGTCGCCGCTGTCGCTGCGCTCGGCCTGAAAGGCAGCGAGACGCGGCGCGTGCAGGTCGGACCCCAGGCGGGCGACGAGTTCCCGATCGAGATCCCCTCGACGGTGTCGGTGCTGCTGCAGTTCGAGCAGGGCGCGCAGGCGCAGAGTCTGTACAGCACGGACTCGCCCCTCTTCCGTCACGGCGTGGTCGAGATCACCGGCACCGAGGGCACCCTCGTGATCCCGGATCCGAACACGTTCGGCGGCGACATCCGCATCACCCGCCCACTCGCCGAGGTCGTCATCCCGCCCGCCCCGGTCATCCAGGAGATCGTGGAGGTGCCGCAGGAGGGCGTGCTCGTCGGCCGCGGTCTCGGACTGCTCGACATGGCGCGCTCGATCCGAGCCGACCGGCCGCACGTCGCCACTGGACGCTTCGGCTACCACGTGCTCGATACGCTGCTCTCGATCGAGGAGTCCGTCGAGTCGCGGCAGTTCGCGCAGGTGACGAGCACGATCGACGAGATCGGCTCGCTGACCGCCGACTTCGACCCGTTCGCCGCGACCCTCTGA
- a CDS encoding formylglycine-generating enzyme family protein → MSDIEMARIPTGTVTLHDARRRVRRSVELEAFEIGVFAVTQEQLSELIGETAEHPRRPATDVSWQRAIRFCNAASEWEGLDPAYTFDGEDVTWHVDADGYRLPTEAEWEYACRAGSTGPHYGPLPEVAWTSADGVTAPQNVGGKHPNVNGLFDTLGNVWEWCWDLLDPARYDAYRVFRGGGFADDAWSVRASTRRGGAPRMHHDDVGFRVARGGFDSTDAAQGWSAHADRERAALGGPLPSGWTPLR, encoded by the coding sequence GTGTCGGACATCGAGATGGCCCGGATCCCCACCGGGACGGTCACGCTGCACGATGCCAGACGCAGGGTGCGCCGGAGCGTCGAGCTCGAGGCGTTCGAGATCGGTGTGTTCGCCGTGACACAGGAGCAGCTGTCGGAGCTCATCGGCGAGACGGCGGAGCACCCGCGGCGTCCCGCGACCGATGTGAGCTGGCAGCGGGCGATCCGCTTCTGCAACGCCGCCTCGGAGTGGGAAGGACTCGACCCTGCCTACACGTTCGACGGAGAGGACGTGACCTGGCATGTCGACGCGGATGGGTACCGACTGCCCACCGAGGCAGAGTGGGAGTATGCGTGCCGCGCCGGCTCCACAGGTCCGCACTACGGCCCGCTCCCCGAAGTCGCGTGGACGAGTGCTGACGGCGTCACGGCGCCCCAGAACGTCGGCGGCAAGCATCCCAATGTCAACGGCCTGTTCGACACGCTCGGAAACGTGTGGGAGTGGTGCTGGGATCTGCTGGATCCGGCGCGCTACGACGCCTACCGCGTGTTCCGAGGCGGCGGCTTCGCCGACGACGCCTGGAGCGTCCGTGCCTCGACGCGGCGAGGTGGGGCGCCGCGCATGCATCACGACGATGTGGGGTTCCGCGTCGCGCGCGGCGGGTTCGATTCCACGGATGCCGCACAGGGCTGGTCGGCGCACGCTGACCGCGAGCGTGCCGCGCTCGGCGGCCCGCTGCCGTCGGGCTGGACGCCGCTGCGCTGA
- a CDS encoding ADP-ribosylglycohydrolase family protein encodes MLHDPLVPVDLAIAELRQRRESGYDVSNLADLADALRPDDAAAADLILADALAAPRLASWSYDEPEDLDDVLPSSTPEAVPSLPDADRFLGAWLGRIAGCNLGKPVEEGVVWTSDRIRQYLELAGSYPLRDYIPALSPMPAGFELRDNWPDTTRGNVDGSARDDDIDYAILGILLLEQHGEQITTADVAQGWLAYLPYARVYTAERATYVNLLHGVPADLAAERRNPYREWIGALIRGDAFGWTHPGRPIAAARLAYRDARLSHRANGVYGELWSAALAACALVESSVEAVLDRSMVVVPPGSRLAEAIGRVRQLHRSGATWDEALAAIQRDCAQYDWVHTVNNAALITAGLLWSDGDFAAGIGNTVQGGWDTDSNGATVGSVLGGLLGAAALPAQFVDPLHDRTRSAVFGFDHSRISDLAARTRVLAAAFAGS; translated from the coding sequence ATGCTGCACGACCCCCTGGTTCCGGTGGATCTCGCGATCGCCGAGCTCCGGCAACGGCGCGAGTCCGGATACGACGTCTCGAACCTCGCCGACCTTGCGGACGCGCTGCGCCCTGACGACGCGGCTGCGGCCGATCTCATCCTCGCCGACGCCCTCGCCGCGCCGAGACTCGCCTCCTGGTCGTACGACGAGCCTGAAGACCTCGACGACGTCCTGCCGTCGTCGACGCCGGAGGCTGTTCCTTCTCTTCCGGATGCGGATCGCTTCCTCGGCGCCTGGCTGGGCAGGATCGCGGGCTGCAACCTCGGCAAGCCGGTCGAGGAAGGCGTGGTGTGGACGAGCGACCGCATCCGTCAGTATCTCGAGCTCGCCGGCAGCTATCCGCTGCGGGACTACATCCCGGCCCTCTCGCCGATGCCGGCGGGATTCGAGCTGAGGGACAACTGGCCTGACACCACCCGCGGCAACGTGGACGGCTCGGCTCGCGATGACGACATCGACTACGCCATCCTGGGCATCCTGCTGCTCGAGCAGCACGGTGAACAGATCACGACCGCCGACGTGGCGCAGGGGTGGCTCGCGTACCTCCCCTATGCACGGGTCTACACGGCCGAACGCGCGACCTACGTGAATCTGCTGCACGGCGTGCCCGCCGACCTCGCCGCCGAGCGACGCAATCCGTATCGCGAATGGATCGGCGCCCTCATCCGGGGAGACGCGTTCGGGTGGACGCACCCGGGGCGTCCGATCGCGGCGGCGCGGCTTGCCTATCGCGATGCGCGCCTGTCGCATCGTGCGAACGGCGTGTACGGCGAGTTGTGGAGTGCGGCGCTCGCGGCGTGCGCACTGGTGGAGAGCAGTGTCGAGGCGGTCCTCGATCGTTCCATGGTGGTCGTGCCGCCCGGATCGAGGCTGGCCGAGGCCATCGGTCGCGTGCGTCAGCTGCATCGCTCAGGTGCCACGTGGGATGAGGCGCTCGCCGCGATCCAGCGTGACTGCGCGCAGTACGACTGGGTGCACACCGTGAACAACGCGGCGCTGATCACCGCGGGGCTGCTGTGGTCGGACGGCGACTTCGCGGCCGGAATCGGCAACACGGTGCAAGGCGGATGGGACACCGACTCGAACGGCGCCACGGTCGGGTCGGTGCTGGGTGGACTGCTCGGCGCGGCGGCGCTCCCCGCGCAGTTCGTCGACCCGCTCCACGATCGCACCCGGTCAGCGGTCTTCGGGTTCGACCATTCGCGGATCAGCGATCTCGCGGCTCGCACTCGAGTGCTCGCCGCGGCGTTCGCCGGATCATGA
- a CDS encoding ROK family transcriptional regulator, with the protein MAAASTNASAGEILELVRSGRARTRREVQEITGLSRSTLSLRMSQLIAAGYVRESGQAAAATGRPARILSFDEARQLVLSVDIGATHANLALLDAGSQVIMQAHAEIDIAAPPEVTLRALSKRLTELLGRSGRSVASVVGIGVGIPAPVRFSTQRPNHPPLMRAWHDFPIAETLREHLGVPVFVDNDANLMAMGEARERYPDAPSLIFVKVGTGIGAGIILRGQPERGIAGGAGDIGHIRITEAGVGHLCTCGAVGCLATEASGGAIARMLREEGHDVRSASDVNRLVNDGDVRAVELTQRAGRLIGDVLATSVALLNPSVVVIGGIMADPGDVLVESVRDRIYERTIPLATRELFVAASSLGADAAIQGARHMVIDQTFSAKAVDDRLQLAS; encoded by the coding sequence ATGGCTGCCGCATCCACGAATGCGAGTGCGGGCGAGATCCTCGAGCTCGTGAGATCCGGACGCGCACGCACCCGGCGTGAAGTGCAGGAGATCACCGGCCTCTCGCGTTCGACGCTCTCGCTCCGGATGTCGCAGCTCATCGCGGCAGGCTACGTGCGCGAGTCCGGGCAGGCGGCCGCGGCGACCGGCAGGCCGGCGCGCATCCTGAGCTTCGACGAGGCGCGGCAGCTGGTGCTGTCGGTCGACATCGGCGCGACGCACGCGAATCTGGCGCTGCTCGATGCGGGCAGCCAGGTCATCATGCAAGCCCACGCCGAGATCGACATCGCTGCACCGCCCGAGGTCACACTGCGGGCGCTGTCGAAGCGCCTGACCGAGCTGCTCGGGCGATCGGGTCGCTCGGTGGCGTCGGTCGTCGGCATCGGCGTCGGCATCCCGGCCCCGGTGCGCTTCTCGACGCAGCGACCCAACCATCCGCCCCTGATGCGCGCCTGGCACGACTTCCCGATCGCCGAGACGCTCCGCGAGCATCTCGGTGTGCCGGTCTTCGTCGACAACGATGCGAACCTGATGGCGATGGGCGAGGCTCGCGAGCGCTACCCCGACGCCCCGAGTCTGATCTTCGTGAAGGTCGGCACCGGCATCGGCGCCGGCATCATCCTGCGCGGTCAGCCCGAGCGTGGCATCGCCGGTGGCGCGGGTGACATCGGGCACATCCGCATCACCGAGGCAGGGGTCGGGCACCTCTGCACGTGCGGTGCCGTCGGCTGCCTGGCGACCGAGGCGAGCGGCGGCGCGATCGCGCGGATGCTCCGCGAGGAGGGTCACGACGTGCGGTCTGCGAGTGACGTGAACCGCCTCGTCAATGACGGCGATGTGCGTGCCGTCGAACTGACCCAGCGCGCCGGCCGACTGATCGGCGATGTGCTCGCGACCTCTGTCGCCCTGCTGAATCCCTCGGTCGTGGTGATCGGCGGCATAATGGCCGACCCCGGAGACGTGCTGGTCGAGAGCGTGCGCGACCGCATCTACGAGCGCACGATTCCGCTCGCGACGCGCGAGCTGTTCGTGGCGGCGAGTTCGCTCGGCGCAGATGCGGCCATCCAGGGAGCCAGGCACATGGTGATCGATCAGACGTTCTCGGCCAAGGCGGTCGATGATCGACTGCAGCTCGCGAGCTGA
- a CDS encoding carbohydrate ABC transporter permease, with the protein MTTTASIVAAEENILHSPKRRRRAPGSGRQRALLGTLRWVTISLFLIAVLLPFAYMAMLSVRPIESLLRNPDQFLPAWNELTFDTYRTVLAPVSEGGQGFLTFLGNSAIVAISSVILALLIAIPGSYAIARLPFFGRRQVSALFLATYLFPAIVIAIPLFVIFTRLGLRGSLLGLVLVYTAQTVPVAIYMMRNYFETVPESIEEAGLMDGLSRIGVLRRITIRLATPSIMATGLFVFMIAWNEFLFALLFLVDRRPLWTVSLGLAQLSGSIEVPTTVLMAGSVVLTLPIIILFFLTERLLTGGLTAGAEKG; encoded by the coding sequence ATGACCACCACAGCCTCCATCGTCGCGGCGGAGGAGAACATCCTCCACAGCCCGAAACGACGCCGTCGTGCGCCGGGTTCGGGCAGGCAGCGGGCGCTCCTCGGCACCCTGCGCTGGGTCACGATCTCGCTGTTCCTCATCGCAGTCCTCCTGCCGTTCGCCTACATGGCGATGCTGTCGGTGCGTCCGATCGAGAGCTTGCTGCGCAACCCGGACCAGTTCCTCCCGGCGTGGAACGAGCTCACCTTCGACACGTACCGAACCGTCCTTGCGCCGGTGTCGGAGGGCGGTCAGGGATTCCTGACGTTCCTCGGCAACAGCGCGATCGTCGCGATCTCGTCGGTCATCCTGGCGCTCCTGATCGCGATCCCCGGGTCGTACGCCATCGCCCGGCTGCCGTTCTTCGGCCGCCGTCAGGTCAGCGCGCTGTTCCTCGCCACCTACCTGTTCCCGGCGATCGTGATCGCCATCCCGCTGTTCGTGATCTTCACGCGCTTGGGGCTCCGAGGGTCGCTGCTGGGGCTCGTTCTGGTCTATACCGCGCAGACCGTGCCGGTCGCGATCTACATGATGCGCAACTACTTCGAGACGGTGCCGGAGTCGATCGAGGAAGCGGGGCTCATGGACGGGCTGTCGCGCATCGGCGTGCTGCGGCGGATCACCATCCGCCTCGCCACCCCATCGATCATGGCGACCGGCCTGTTCGTCTTCATGATCGCCTGGAACGAGTTCCTCTTCGCGCTGCTGTTCCTGGTCGACCGCCGGCCGCTGTGGACCGTGTCCCTGGGTCTCGCGCAGCTGTCGGGAAGCATCGAGGTGCCGACTACAGTGCTGATGGCGGGATCTGTGGTGCTGACGCTCCCGATCATCATCCTGTTCTTCCTCACCGAGCGACTGCTGACCGGCGGGCTGACCGCCGGCGCAGAGAAGGGCTGA